The genomic window CTTATTTGTTTATTCATCATCGTTTCGTTAAGCGCGCAAACTCACAGATTTATTTATGAGCTTCAATTAAAAATGGATTCCACAGAGTCTGATTATCAAAAGTTTAACATGATTCTGGACATCAATTCTAAAGATGTTAAATTCTATGGTCGCAACCTTCTGATTGCCGATTCACTGAATAAAAAATTCGGAAATATGAATAACAAACATGTTGACATGACCGGGCAGATCGTTAAAAGAAAAATCAACACCTTTGATAATGAGAACTTTATCAATATTAAGTTTGGATATTACTCATTCAAAACCCATGATAAAATCGCCTGGAACATCTCTAATGAGACGAAGAAAGTGCAGAATTATACATTACAAAAAGCCACCGCCACATTTGGAGATCGAAATTGGACAGCGTGGTTTAATAAAGAAATTCCCTTTAATGAAGGGCCTTTCAAATTTTCAGGACTTCCGGGATTGGTTTTTGAAATCTATGACACAAAAAGAAATTTTATTTACAACCTTGTAAAAAGTCAGGAACTTGCGAACATCTATCCTACCGAAGATTTTCTGGAGTCGAATTTTGCAAATAAGGCCATTCCAATTAACGAAAAGCAAAAACAAAAACTTTTATTAGAATTTTATAATGATCCTTTCTCATTTGAGAGAACAAATTTCAATAAGAACAACAGTAATTTAAATATAAATATCGGCGGCAAAGAAATCCGTTCCATTGACGAGCTCAACGCGCAGGTCAAAAGTATGCAGGAAATTATTAGAAAATACAATAATCCCGTTGAAATCGACAAAGCTATTCATTATAAGAATTAAAATATTTCAAAATATTCGTTATATTTGCAATGATAAAAGGAAATGGTGTTCTTCCTTACCCAACCGTCCCGTTTCAAACGGAACTGATGACGCCTGATTGTAAGATTATTAATAATAATTAATCAGGTAAATTATGTCTAAACATCAACGAACTTTAAGCGATACATCAATCATTCAGATCAGGATTTTTTTCAGAAAATATCCGGCTTTACCTTATGTTTTAAAATGGCTTTGCATAAGCCTTATTATCGGAGCATTGGTCGGAACCACTTCTGCAGGCTTTCTACAGTCTCTGGAATGGGCTACAAATTTCAGGGAAAATCACCTCTGGCTGATTGCATTTTTGCCCGTTGCCGGCTTTATGGTCGGGCTTTTATATTATTATTTCGGGAAAGATGTCGAGGCAGGAAATAATCTGTTGATTGAAAACATTCATGATCCGAAAGACATTATTCCTTTTAAAATGGCACCTTTTGTTTATTTGGGAACTATTATTACACACTTTTTTGGAGGTTCTGCAGGTCGGGAAGGTACGGCTTTACAGATGGCAGGAGCAATTTCAGATCAATTGACAAAACCTTTTAGACTAGATAAAAGCGAAAGAAAAATTTTAATCATTTCTGCCATTGCAGCTGGATTTGGTTCAGTTTTCGGGACACCTTTGGCCGGAGCGGTTTTCGGTCTGGAAGTTTTTCTGATCGGTAGAATTCGTTATAATGCTATTTTTCCAGCTTTTGCTTCTGCAATTTTGGCGGATTGGGCAACCAATCTCTGGAATGTAAAACATACACATTATCATATTGATTTTATCCCAAAGCTTGAACTTTTACCGATAGTATACAGTGTTTTAGCAGGAATAGTTTTCGGGATTTGTGCAGCAGTTTTCAGTAAATCGATGCACTGGGCGAGCTCTCTTTTTAAATCAAAAATACACTATCCTCCCCTTCGTCCTGTTATTGGCGGGGTTTTGGTCGCTGCCGCTGTTTTTGCAATGGGAACGACAAGATACATTGGCCTTGGAATTCCTGTTATTTTGGAATCTTTTGAAAAACAGCTTCCGTTGTATGATTTTGCTTTAAAAATGATTTTCACTATTGTGACGCTTTCCGCAGGATTCAAAGGCGGTGAAGTGACTCCGTTGTTCTTTATCGGGGCGACATTGGGAAGTGCATTGGCATTATTTATTCCGCTTCCTTTTGGATTGCTGGCGGGAATGGGATTTGTGGCCGTTTTTGCGGGGGCAACTAATACTCCTCTCGCGTGTATGCTCATGGGCATTGAATTATTCGGTGCAGAATGTGGAATTTATGTGGCCATTGCCTGTGTTGTATCTTATTTGTTTTCAGGAAATAACAGCATTTATACCAAACAAAAAATAGGAGAAGCGAAAAACAGGAGATTTGAAAATTTTAATGATAAAAGCTTTTCTGATTTATAAAAATCTATGATCGTCTTAAATAACAAAAACCTTTTGAAAACAAAAGGTTTTTGCGTATTAAATGTGGAAATGTTTATTTCTAGTTGAAATAATTCTTTATTAACAAGTAATTACTTGTGGACATGCGATGTACTGTACGCAATATTTAGGACCTGTAACGGCACCTGTACAGCTGCAACCGCAAAGAGACAGATCCGGAGTACCCAATGATCCTCCTCCACCTATACCTCCTACGATATTTTTAAGATCTTCTTTTCTTAATTTTTTACCGTTTTTTAAAATGTTGTTTTGCATGTGATTTGGTTTTTGATTTGACAATATAGTTTTTAGTTACCTTCCAAAGTTAAACAAATATTAATTATTCAACGCATAATTTAATATTAAATTTTATAAATTATTTGTTTTGTTGAACTTATTATTAGTATAACGGAAATTGATATTTAAATATTTCTTAAACAGTCCTTAATTATTCTGTAAATTCCAGGTCTTTGTTGTGAGTCTCCGAGATCGTTAATGACGAATAAAAAGCCAGTCCGAACACGATGATTCCTACAATCGCAGCACTCATAATCACGGAAAAATCTTTCTTAAAAAAATCAAAAGCCAGGATCATGACAGGAACCAATCCGCGAACCATATTCGGAACGGTGGTCGTAGCCGTATTTCTGATATTGGTGCCGAACTGTTCCGCCGCTAAAGTCACAAACATCGCCCAATAGCCCGTTCCCAAGCCCAGCCAGACGCAGAAAAGATAGTATTTTGTTTCCGTATTTGTATTTCCGAAGAGCATGAAGGCAACACCGATAATTGTGAAAGCCAGCATGTAGAAAATCGCCATTTTACGGGATTTTAAAGCATGGGAAATAAATCCGCTCATGAGATCGCCGACGGAAATTCCTACGTATGCCCACATAATTGCTTTTCCGGGGTTCAGGTCTGTAATTCCTAATTCCGGCGCAAACTGATTGGCCAAAACCGCAAGAATCCCGATGCAGTACCATGTTGGCAATCCGACGGCAATGCATTTTAAATATCTAATCAAGCGGTCTTTATTGGTAAAAAATGACAGGAAATTCCCTTTTGAAACCGATTCATGTTCAATATTTTTATAAATCCCTGACTCTGAAACACTTATTCTCAAAAATAAAAGTAAAATTCCCAGAATTCCGCCGATGATGTAGGAAATATTCCACCCTCCGGCTAATTCTACGGTTAATTGAGCCACCACTGCGCCCATTAATCCGAAACCAGCCACCACAGAAGTTCCGATCGCTCTCAGATTCTTTGGCAGGCTTTCAGAAACCAGTGTAATTCCCGCTCCGAGCTCTCCGGCAAGACCAATCCCCGCAATGAACCTTAATCCGGCGTACTGATACACCAAATGCTCTTTTGGAAAATATGGTAAAAAACCACAGGCGATATTCGCGAGAGAATACACCAAAATAGATCCGAATAATACAGATAATCTTCCTTTTTTGTCCCCAAAAATCCCCCAGAAAACGCCGCCAATCAGCAAACCGATCATCTGACAATTGAGAATGAATGTTCCGTCTACATCCGGATTTAAGCCTAAAGCCTTTAAACTGGGAATCCTAACAATTCCGAATAAAAGTAGATCGTAGATATCTACAAAGTAACCTAAAGCGGCAATGATAACGGGAATAGAGAAAATAAGTCTTGCTTTTGCAGACAAAGAAAGTTCTTGCATTTTGGAGTTTTAAATTTTGCTAAAAATAAAAATTAATTCAACAAAATACCATTTTTATTAAACATATCTTATTGTACACTATCAATTTTAAAGATACTTTCTCTTGAAATACAATTAATAATTAAAATATCAATACATAAACGGATATTTTAGTTTTTTATATCGAGATTTTTAAAGAACAATTGATACAGAGAAATTATTTTTGAAAGCATTCTAAAACTCTTTTATTTGTGAAAAAAAATATTTAACATTGCAACAGAAAATGGATATTTAATGTATCATTTTAAAATATAAAGCATTAGCTTTTCTTGTTAGAGTAAAACTGGTAATTTTCAAAAACGACAAGAATATGCAATGCTCGCGCTTCGGCGTGGGCTATTGTTTCTCTGTCGTTTGGGTATACCAGTACCTCTCTAACAGTAGACATAGTTCCACGCTTTTTTATTTTTCAATATGAACAGCTAGGAATTTATAAAATTTAACCACGAAGTATTTTGTAGTGTACAATGCAAGAGAAAAATGATTAAATAAAAACTTGCAAGTGAACACCAAAGCGCAATCAATGTGTATAAACTTGAGATTCAAAATAAAATTTATAATTTTAAACAAATGAAAAATTTAAAAAAATTATCTAGAAATGAGCTTAAAGATGTAACGGGAGGAAGGTTACCACGAGTTTGGATTGCTGAAACTTCATGTGGTGTGATTGCTACCACTACTCAGGATTGGACGCCACAACAAGCCCAAGAATGGTTTGAAAAAGTTGAAACAATTAATTGTCCACCACCCACTCATAGTGGTCCTAGTACAAATCTAGCGGGAAATTAATCTAAATTAAAGCACTTATAGTGAAACTTATCCCACTATAAGTGCAATTTATAAAGAAACAACACTTATGTATTGCCATAAAAAATTACTTCAACTATTTATTATATTTTATTGCACTTCATCTTATGCTCAATCTGAGAAAAAAGATTCTTTGCGTGGTGAGTTCATTTATCAATTAAAAGCTAAATCTGATATACGAACTGATAGTAGATATGAAGAACTTTTCTCATTACAGATAGGTGATAAACGTGCTTTTTTTGCTAGTACTGTATCATTAAAAGGTGACTCAGTAATGACAAATTCCGGAACAACAACACATAATCCCAATGGAAGCATCACCCTTGGTTACAAAAAAGGCACTGTAATTCCAAAAACAAATTTTGATTTTACCATTATACAAACCAATGAAAATATACAGTATTTCGATTTGGCCTTCATGACATTGCTTACTTACAGAGAGCCTGTAATCAAGAACTGGAAGCTTGTAGATGAAACAAAAGTCATTAATACCATTACCTGCAAAAAAGCAGAAGTTACCTTCAAAGGAAGAAACTGGATTGCATGGTATTCTCCGGAAATTCCTTTTCCGTATGGCCCGATGAAATTTAGCGGATTACCCGGATTAATTATCAAAATAACAGATGATAAAGGAGATTATGATTTTGAGCTTGTAAAATCTGTTTCTAATTCTAAGCTCAAAGGCAGATTAATTAACATTAAAGAAAGTAGATATACCCATGCCATAGAAACAACACAGCCGAAGCTGAAAGAAGCAATAAAAAACGTCAGAGCTAATGCTGCTGCCGTCCTCGCAAGCCAAGGAACTACAATTATAAAAGGACAGGAAATATTGAGACAAAGAGAAAAAAAACGAGAAGAAAATCAGAAATATGCAAATCCGCTAGAACTTAGTAATTAAAGTGCTAATTTTCTCATGTTTTATTTAAAATTTAGTTCTATTTAAATTTAAAAAACAAAAACCTTTCAATTTCTTGAAAGGTTTTTATATAATATCTTTTTCGATTATTATCTCGCAATGTTCACAGCTCTCGTTTCTCTGATTACTGTTACTTTTACCTGTCCCGGATATGTCAATTCGTTCTGAATTTTCTCCGAAATGTCGTAAGATAGCTGGGAAGCAACTTCATCGTTTACTTTTCCGCTTTCTACCATTACTCTTAATTCTCTACCCGCCTGAATTGCATATGCTGAAGATACTCCGTCGAAGCTTAAGGCAGCAGATTCAAGGTCTTTTAATCTTTGGATATAGGATTCCAACACCTGTCTTCTTGCGCCCGGTCTGGCTCCTGAAATAGCATCGGCAACCTGAATGATCGGAGACAATAATGAAGTCATTTCAACCTCGTCATGGTGAGCTCCGATTGCATTGATAACTTCTGCGTTTTCACCATACTTTTCAGCCCACTGCATACCTAGCAAAGCGTGAGGAAGTTCAGACTCCTGCTCAGGAACTTTTCCGATATCGTGAAGCAGACCTGCTCTTTTTGCCAGTTTTACATTTAAGCCTAATTCAGCAGCCATTGTTGCAGCAATATTCGCTACTTCTCTCGAGTGCTGTAATAAGTTTTGTCCGTAAGATGAACGGTATTTCATTCTACCTACGATTTTGATCAATTCCGGGTGTAATCCGTGAATTCCTAAATCGATGATCGTTCTTTTACCAACTTCAATGATCTCCTCTTCGATTTGTTTTCTTGTTTTTTCTACAACTTCTTCGATTCTCGCAGGGTGAATTCTACCGTCTGTTACCAATCTGTGAAGCGATAATCTTGCAATTTCTCTTCTTACAGGATCAAAACATGAAAGAAGAATCGCTTCCGGTGTATCATCAACGATGATTTCTACTCCTGTTACAGCTTCCAAAGCACGGATATTTCTACCTTCTCTACCGATGATTCTACCTTTTACTTCATCAGATTCGATGTTGAAAACAGATACCGAATTTTCGATGGCCTGTTCTGTCCCGATTCTCTGAATAGTCTGAATAACGATCTTTCTTGCTTCGTTTTTCGCATTCATCTGCGCTTCTTCCATAATGCTCTGAACGTGTGCCTGAGCTCTGGTTTTTGCTTCAGCTTTCATGGTTTCTACCAATTCTACTTTAGCTTCTTCTGCGGTGTAATTAGAAATCTTCTCAAGAACTTCAACTTTCTTAGCCATTGCTGTGTCTAGTTCCTGTTGTTTTCTTTCTAAAATTTCAGTTTTTTTGGCATAATCAGCAATCTGCTTATCCAAATCCTTTTCCAGTTTTCCTGTCTTGCTAAGCTCGTCGTTCAGCTTGTGCTCCTTATCCTTTATTCTTTTTTCAATCTCCTGCATTTTCTTTTCACGAGACTGAATATCTGCATCATGTTGAGATTTTAGCTCCAGGAATTTTTCTTTAGCCTGAAGATTTTTCTCTTTCTTTATGGATTCAGCTTGTACGTTAGCTTTTTCTATAAGGTTTTCGGCATTTTTCTTTGCATCATCTATAATAAATTTTGCTTTAGTATTCAGCGAACTTCTAGAGAAAAATATCCCTATCACGGCACCTATTACTAAACAAACAACGCCGATTATAACTTCTATCATAATTTATATTGAGTTTTAATTGTCTTCACATTATAAAATAAAAAAACCCACAATAATCCAGAGATTGAGAGTAAACTCCTAATCAACACGATTTGAACTGATTTCCACTGTCTGTAATCCGGACGGAACCGGCACGCCATTCAATGGACATTTGTTCGGTAATTGTTTAGCGTTGAGTTTACCTTTAATGTGTTAGAATTATTGTAGGCAGTTTGTCGGGAAAAAAATCTATTTCCCTGTTTCATTCAACGATTGATTGATTATTGCTAATCTTTCGTTGGTAGAATGTATTGTTTTTTCGTAGTTCGCAGACACCACTTCGGCATTTGTACCCAATTTCAGAGCACACATGGCCAAAGCATCCTGTTTGTCTCTCACATCGAAGTTTTGTTCAAAATCTTTAATCATATTCTCAATTTGCTTCCCTACCTTACGCAAAGTTTCTTCCTCTGCTGCCGGTACGTTCAGCGGATATACCCTTCCTGCAATGTTGATGGTTATTCTTCTTACCTCCATTATAATCCACTGTTTTGAAGCTGAGCAATACAGAAATCTATTTCCTTTACCAATCTGTTGATGTGATTTTTCATCAATCTGTTGTGCTCAGGATTTCCTGATATTGCTGAATAAAGTTTTATATTTTTTTGTTCTTCTGCTAATACCTGACTTTTTTTTCTTTCCTCATCATATTTCTTCTTCAGTTCTTCATGCTCCGTATGCAATTCTGAGAACTTTTCAGTAAGATTTTTATAGTTTTTTTGTAATAATAAAATCTTTTTCTCTAATTCTGAAAAATTGTTTTCTAAATCTTGAAGCATTTCAGGTTTGTATATTCTAACTAATAGCAAAAATAACAAAATATTAATACTAACAAAAATAAAACTCCCTATATTTTGTAATGGCAACAAAAAAAGGAGATACAAAAGCATCTCCTTTATTATTTTTAAGCTAAATTCTTATTCAAATTTAAGAACAAAAAACACCGCTCTGGTCTGTAAAGTAGACATTGCTGCCGTCCAGTACGGAGGTGTTGTCGCATTATCTGCCACGATCTCGTTGTTCATAATGAAAGTCCCTCTGATGGCAGGTGTTAATTTAAACTTGTTAAAGTAAAACTGAACTCCCATTTCTGCAGACCACGCAAAATTGTGCGTCGTAGATCTGAAAACCTGCTGAAGGTTATCATCAGTAGAATCTGAATTCGACTGTAGATTTACGATATAATTCACACCCGCTGCAACGTAAGGCCTTGAGTTGTACCATCTGTTTCCGTGGAATTCTAATAACACAGGAACATCCACCAAAGTTGTTTTAACCTCTCTTACTCTGTCATTTTCAGTAAGCGGAATCGGAGTGAATGGAGGATTTGTTAAAGTTCCTGCAGCATACTGGTCGTTTGATTGTGTATTGAAAGTCAATTGTCTCTGACCAAATTGTAACCCTGGTTCTAATCTTAAGTCTAAATAATCGTTCAGTCTCCATTTTGCGATCAATCCGGCACCGAAACTGTAGCTTTCTTTAGATGTAACAAGATTCTGATTATTATTCATACCATATCTGGGATTCAAAACGATACGATAGTCTAGTCTGTTGCCATTCAAATAAAAACCCCAACTGAATTTCTGCTCGTCAAAGTCTTCCAACTTATCCATTCTGTTTCGGGTTCTAAATTGCGCGTTTGCCAAAACTGCAATATTTACTGAGGCTAAAACCAGTGCTTTTAATAAAAATTTATTCATAGGTTACTTTGTTGCTTTATAAATTGTGGCTATACCTAAACTTAGTTTTTTATATTCAACTTTTTTAAATCCTGTATCTAAAAGAATTTGTCTCATTTTTTCCCCGAAAGGGAAAGCATTTACAGAATCCGGAAGGTATGTGTATGCCCTATTATCTTTAGAAACCAGTCTGCCGATGGCAGGTAATATATTTTTGAAATAAAACATATAAAATGGTGCTAAAAATCCCTCAACCTTTGAAAACTCCAGTATATAAACACTCTTGTTATCCTTTACTACTCTTCTTAACTCTGCTAAACCTTTGGTAAGATTTTCAAAATTCCTTACTCCAAATGCAACGGAAACAGCATCGAATCTATTGTCCTCGAAAGGTAAATTTTCTGCATCTCCCTTTTGCATGGAAATTTTGCCGTCTAATTTAAGTTTTTTTATTTTAATAACGCCAACATTTAACATTTGTTGCGATAAATCTAAACCAATTACTTTTGCACCGGTTCCTTTTTCTATCGTAATTGCTAAATCTCCCGTTCCTGTAGCCACATCCAGCACTTCCTGCGGATTGTCATTTTTCATCCATTTCACCAAAGTATTTCTCCACAAAACATCAATTTTCATGGACAAAACATGATTCAGAAGATCATATTTTGGTGCAATATTGTCGAACATGTCCTCTACCTGGCTTTTCTTTGTAGCCTCCGAATTGTAGGGCGTAACTTGGTTTATATCTTTTGTCAAAACTTAAAACTTGTAATATTCTTTATAATAATTCAGATAATCCTGCTTTCTGAAGATCTTTGATCTGGATTCTACCTGCTGGATATTCTTGATGATCTTGTCATAATCTTCATCTACATTATAGTAAAAATCGTCTGTAAACAGCTTATTGAAGTGTTTTGCACCTCCATAATATGTTTTCCCGTCGATCACAACCTTATCAAGCGCCAAAAGTAGTGAATCTTTTTTAAGGTTGTATCCATAATATTGATCATTAATATAATAATCCTGATGAGCGATGTTGATCAACCCTCGAATTTTATTTACTTCAAAAGCAGAATCGTATAATAATTTTTTATTTTGGTCGAAAACTTTAATAGAATTTTTACCTTTATTCAAATCTACCGGAACAGTCTGCCCTGCGGCGATAGTCCCTTCCGAGCTGTTATTAATTTTATAGTAATAGGTATTGGGAGTAGGATTATCTACTACGTAATAGTTCTTTTTGGCTAAAAAAAGGAAGTAGACCCCAAAGGCAACGACAAACGCTACAACTGCAATAACTAAGCCTTTTAAGGACGGATTGTTTTTCATAGATTGTAAAGTACAATTTTTGCAAATTTAATAATATTTTTAATTCTCCGTTATTAATATTAATTATTAACTTTGCGTCTTTAAAAAAAAATCATATAAACGAATGCCGAATACGATCATTATTGGTTCTGGATCTTACCTTCCCAACAGAATTATCGGGAGAGACTATTTCTTAGGTTCAGAGTTTTATTCAGAAGATGGGGAAAAGATAGACAAGCCTGTCGAAGAAACGATTGCGAAATTTGTAGAGATCACAGAGATAGAAAACAGGAGATTCATTGATGAGGACCTATCAAACTCAAAAATCGGTTATGAAGCTGCAAAATTAGCCATTGCAGATGCAAAAATAGATCAGGAAGAATTAGATTATATTATTTACGCAAGTAATTTCGGGGAAGTTACCGAACACGGATATGCCGACTTCATGCCGACAATGGCTGCAAGAGTAAAGAATAAATTAGGCATTAAAAACAGAAAATGCGTAACATACGATATGCTTTTCGGATGTCCGGGATGGGTGGAAGCAATGATTCTGGCGGATAATTTAATTAAAGCCAACGTTGCCAAAACAATCCTTGTGATCGGAGGAGAAACATTGAGCAGGGTAACAGATCCGCATGACAGAAACAGAATGATCTTCGCAGACGGAGCCGGTGCTGTAGTGGTAAAAGCTACTGACGAGGAAAACGTAGGGATCATCGCTCACAATACGATTTGTGATAACGGTATTGAGCTGGATTACCTGGCTAACGGACCTTCTATCAATAAAGAATCTGACCAGACTCGTTTATTTGTAAGAATGCAGGGAAGAAAAATTTATGAGTACGCTCTTAAAAATGTTCCTAACGCCATTAAAGAAACTATTGAAGACGCAGGTCTTTCTATTGAAGATATCAATAAAATCCTGATCCACCAAGCGAATGCTAAAATGGATTACGCCATGATTGAAAGACTTCACAAGCTTTATGATGTGAAAGATTACGACCATTCTATCTCTCCGATGACGATTCAGGATTTCGGGAATTCTTCTGTAGCAACGATTCCTACGATGTATGATTTAATAATTAAAGGAAAAATGGACGGTCAAACGTTTAAAGAAAAAGGTAACATTGTGATGACTTCGGTAGGTGCCGGAATGAACATCAATGCTATCGTTTACAGATTTCCTTAATAATATTTAATGTAAATAGATATAAAAAGCACAGGGAAACTATTCTTTGTGCTTTTTTTAAACTTAATTATGCAAAGAAATTTTTTAATAATTGCAGCCATTTTCTTGTTTCTGGAAGTATATATCTATCAGGCAATAAGAACCTTAACGGATAATTTCTGGATAAGACTGGGATATTGGATCGTTACATTGACCGTTTATGGAGTCTTTGCCTACGAGATCACCCATTTTCAAAGGTCAGACAGAAGTACGGTGCGAATGCAAATCATGATTTCCGTGTTTTTGGTTTTTATTTTGCCTAAAGTTTTCATCGTTTTATTTTTATTAATTGATGATATTTTCAGGACAGGAAGTTATCTGGTGGGATTAACAAGACCGTCTGAAAGCTTTTTTCCGGAAAGAAGAAAATTCTTAAGCCTTGTGGGATTAGGACTCGGAGGCGTGCTTTCTGCTTTGTTCATTGATGGAATTACGTTTGGAAAATACCGTCACAAAGTGAGAAAAGTTAAAGTAAAAATAGCCAATCTGCCCAAAAGCTTCAAAGGGTATAAAATCATCCAGATTTCGGACGTTCACAGCGGAAGTTTTGGCGATCCGAGCAAGCTGGAACATGCGATTAATTTGATTAATGAACAAAATCCTGACCTCGTTTTATTCACAGGAGATATGGTGAACAATGTTGCAGAGGAATTCAAACCTTTTATTCCGTTGTTTTCTACAATTAAATCTAAAGACGGAAAGCTTGCCGTGCTTGGAAATCACGATTATGGCGACTATATCAGCTGGCCTTCTCCGGATGCAAAAAAACAAAATCTTGAAACCCTGATCGATTATGAAAAACAGGCCGGTTTTGATATGTTGAGAAATGAAAACAGGGTAATCGAGAAAAACGGAGAAAAATTATACATTCTTGGCGTTGAAAACTGGGGATTAAAGCCTTTTCCACAATACGGAAAACTTGATGAAGCAATAAAAGATGTCCCGGAATCTGCGGCAAAAATATTAATGAGCCACGACCCTACCCATTTCGATTATGTGGTAAAAAAACACCCGGGAAATGTTCAGTTGACACTCTCAGGACACACTCACGGAATGCAGTTTGGTTTGGATTTGAAAAATATAAAGTGGTCACCGGTACAGTATAAATATCCGAAATGGGCAGATTTATACGAAAGTGAAGGAAAAATGCTCTATGTAAACAGAGGTTTTGGAGTATTGGCTTATCCCGGAAGAGTCGGGGTTTTGC from Chryseobacterium wanjuense includes these protein-coding regions:
- a CDS encoding metallophosphoesterase; protein product: MQRNFLIIAAIFLFLEVYIYQAIRTLTDNFWIRLGYWIVTLTVYGVFAYEITHFQRSDRSTVRMQIMISVFLVFILPKVFIVLFLLIDDIFRTGSYLVGLTRPSESFFPERRKFLSLVGLGLGGVLSALFIDGITFGKYRHKVRKVKVKIANLPKSFKGYKIIQISDVHSGSFGDPSKLEHAINLINEQNPDLVLFTGDMVNNVAEEFKPFIPLFSTIKSKDGKLAVLGNHDYGDYISWPSPDAKKQNLETLIDYEKQAGFDMLRNENRVIEKNGEKLYILGVENWGLKPFPQYGKLDEAIKDVPESAAKILMSHDPTHFDYVVKKHPGNVQLTLSGHTHGMQFGLDLKNIKWSPVQYKYPKWADLYESEGKMLYVNRGFGVLAYPGRVGVLPEITLFELA
- a CDS encoding 3-oxoacyl-ACP synthase III family protein, coding for MPNTIIIGSGSYLPNRIIGRDYFLGSEFYSEDGEKIDKPVEETIAKFVEITEIENRRFIDEDLSNSKIGYEAAKLAIADAKIDQEELDYIIYASNFGEVTEHGYADFMPTMAARVKNKLGIKNRKCVTYDMLFGCPGWVEAMILADNLIKANVAKTILVIGGETLSRVTDPHDRNRMIFADGAGAVVVKATDEENVGIIAHNTICDNGIELDYLANGPSINKESDQTRLFVRMQGRKIYEYALKNVPNAIKETIEDAGLSIEDINKILIHQANAKMDYAMIERLHKLYDVKDYDHSISPMTIQDFGNSSVATIPTMYDLIIKGKMDGQTFKEKGNIVMTSVGAGMNINAIVYRFP